From Epinephelus fuscoguttatus linkage group LG17, E.fuscoguttatus.final_Chr_v1:
GTCCGCTTCCAAACATAtgctggtgcggtttgtttgtggtgtgaaagcaaaGTGACCAACCACAGGATTTATGAGAGCAGATACGTGATTTTGGCAGGATTTCAAAACTAAACTACTAATAAATCCATCTGCGAAATTAGTTCACAACTCTATCCTATAATTTAATTCATGCATATCATttggtaaccatggtaacatgtGTGCATGTAAGGGCTGTGAGGCTGCTGTCCTGCTGGCACAACATGATACAACACTAGGTTGATTATCTTGCAGTCAAGCTGAGTTCTTACACTGAGGGCATGACTGCGAAGGTGCTCCTGTCTTGTGAACCTCTTGCCGCACATAGGACAGGGGAACGGCCTCTCTCCTGTATGGCAGCGGATGTGTCTCTTCATGATTCCCTTCTGCTTGGCAGTGTATGGGCAGAACGGGCACTTGTGGAGTTTCACTGGCACTACCAAACCATCACCTGCAGGGGGAGACAGAGGCCAACAGTTCAGATTTACATCAGTAGGAAAGCACTGCAAACTCTTTTTCTTTATAATCTACTGAATGCAACATGGTATTATTTTCGAGATGTTTAATTTAAGGCTACAGGGAAACATATGTCACACTCTGCCAAATACCCGTGTCTTCTCCGAGCCAGTCAGACTGGATCTCCATGATAGATGATCCCACAAACCCTAATCCTTCATCCATTCGGCCTCCTCCCGTGCTGCTACCTAGTCCTTGGTTAAAGCGCTGCCCCACTCTTTCCCCCAGAGGACTGGGGCCTTCACCTCTGGCCAGCATCTCCATCAGGTGCCTTGCATTAAAGGATGGGCTGTATCCCAAGGGAGAGCGCTCattggagggagagggaggaagtaGTCTGCTATGATGAGGGTTATGGAGAGATGGCCCAGGAAATGAGGCTAGGTCTTTGGTGTCAGGGGATTCCATGAGCTCCTCATCGGGGTCATACTCTATCTTGGGGTTCACTAACTCCGGGGTCAAAGCagatgatgaagaggatgagAGGTTAGTCTGATCCATGTGTCCCTTTTGTCCTTCATTACCAGTTGCAAATTCCCCCCTGGAATGGTAGTCGTTTTCCATGTCCCTGCCGGTGCCTGGAGTTGTGGTGACAGGTATGGACAAGGGGGTTCTAGCCGAGGTAACAGACTCCGGGCCTAAACCCGAccctctgtctgcctctgcaGCTTGCGAATGAGGCTCCGCAGCCCCTGTGCCACTGGAGATTGTTGCAGCCGGAGTGCCGCTGTCTGCAGGACCCATCGCTCCATCCTGTGCCTGGTTCTCCTTCTCTGTGTTCCTCTCCTTGTCTTTGTTGCATATTTCCAAAGATGAGCGGATGTATCCCTTACAGAAGTTTACCAGATCAGTCATCTGCAGGTAGCTGCCTGCTGACATCACCTCAATGACATTGCTTCTGTTCAGGGCCAAGCGGCCAGAGTAAAGGAAGTCCAGGATAATCGAGAAGGCATCGGCTGTCACAATGTCCAACGATGCTGTGCTGTAGCGCTGTCCACTATCCTGAAAATAGACAGTACATATCTTAGCAGGTACACTGGATGCCCTTCTTTGACAAGATCAGCAATGTATGGCCAGCAAGAACAATGAAGAATCAGCTGTCACATTAACAAATCAGACCAAACCTCCAAACCACTTTGCTTCCAAAATCCACCACGAGGAAGCCATTTTTCTTACTCTCTTTATCAGTGCTTTCTTAGAAAGTGAGCTGCATTTTTGGAACATTTTAAGGCATTAAATTAATGATTGATAACAAATagcaaactttttctttttactatgAGTATGTAACGCAGCTATGCGTACAAATTACATTCTGTTGCATCGTCGTCACATTGTGCCTTGC
This genomic window contains:
- the zbtb8b gene encoding zinc finger and BTB domain-containing protein 8B, which produces MEVPCYMPKLLFELNEQRKRDFFCDCSILVEGRVFKAHRNVLFAGSGYFRALLVHYLQDSGQRYSTASLDIVTADAFSIILDFLYSGRLALNRSNVIEVMSAGSYLQMTDLVNFCKGYIRSSLEICNKDKERNTEKENQAQDGAMGPADSGTPAATISSGTGAAEPHSQAAEADRGSGLGPESVTSARTPLSIPVTTTPGTGRDMENDYHSRGEFATGNEGQKGHMDQTNLSSSSSSALTPELVNPKIEYDPDEELMESPDTKDLASFPGPSLHNPHHSRLLPPSPSNERSPLGYSPSFNARHLMEMLARGEGPSPLGERVGQRFNQGLGSSTGGGRMDEGLGFVGSSIMEIQSDWLGEDTGDGLVVPVKLHKCPFCPYTAKQKGIMKRHIRCHTGERPFPCPMCGKRFTRQEHLRSHALSVHRHYWPVSCKSCRRTFTGSSVSPGLRRFGICDSCNCVTTTHDDSASVHPASQPEPMERADGATDWSSFMDDVDEVEVGRVEDLVEKQMLERQLAVCTDVGHTL